In Methanothermobacter sp. K4, one genomic interval encodes:
- a CDS encoding glycosyltransferase family 4 protein, which translates to MMEIGLTAFIISAAASAAFTLFIRNVLRSAGIGDRPIVTEHSHKAGTPTMGGLGMLLAVLLVTIIYRNNTYLVLTALIVLTAAIVGLLDDLIGLKVKEVQKIIRNVSEGPLEVGQLVLKPGEEARAATDKAKRDVEELLERGLVEVVGEAPIKSEVSEGEKILAQLMIGVFLVLGGAVTRLGGFNLGLAAAPIVIGGMVGAINAVNLIDGMDGMASGIMLIASLSCALLLGLSTAALPFVVLAGISAGFLVFNRHPASIFMGDTGSFALGAGYATAVMLTDTVYFGVLAIAVPVVSVIISLLHRAGVIRLPVEPLHHTLHYRGMSERRIVLLYWLITAAVCGLGLYLSGFTF; encoded by the coding sequence ATGATGGAGATTGGGTTAACAGCATTCATTATAAGTGCCGCTGCATCGGCGGCTTTCACACTCTTTATAAGGAACGTTCTGAGAAGTGCGGGTATCGGGGACAGGCCAATAGTTACAGAGCACAGCCACAAGGCAGGGACACCCACCATGGGGGGCCTTGGCATGCTCCTTGCAGTGCTTCTTGTAACCATCATCTACCGTAACAACACCTACCTTGTCCTCACAGCACTCATAGTCCTCACAGCAGCCATTGTGGGACTCCTGGACGACCTCATTGGACTTAAGGTTAAGGAGGTCCAGAAGATAATCAGGAACGTATCTGAAGGTCCCCTTGAGGTTGGTCAGCTGGTGCTGAAGCCAGGGGAGGAGGCAAGGGCAGCCACGGATAAGGCGAAAAGGGATGTGGAGGAGTTACTGGAGAGGGGACTTGTTGAGGTGGTCGGTGAGGCACCCATAAAGAGCGAGGTGAGCGAGGGTGAGAAGATACTCGCCCAGCTAATGATAGGGGTATTCCTGGTTCTTGGGGGCGCGGTCACCAGACTTGGCGGATTCAATCTGGGTCTTGCAGCGGCACCCATTGTTATCGGGGGAATGGTGGGGGCGATCAACGCTGTTAACCTGATAGATGGTATGGATGGGATGGCCTCAGGGATAATGCTCATAGCCTCCCTATCATGTGCACTGCTCCTGGGATTATCCACAGCCGCTCTTCCATTTGTGGTTCTTGCAGGAATCTCTGCAGGTTTTCTTGTATTCAACAGGCACCCTGCCAGCATATTCATGGGGGATACAGGTTCATTTGCCCTTGGAGCAGGATATGCAACGGCGGTGATGCTCACAGATACAGTTTACTTTGGTGTTCTTGCCATAGCTGTCCCTGTGGTCTCGGTTATAATCAGCCTCCTTCACCGTGCAGGAGTCATCAGACTACCTGTGGAGCCACTGCACCACACACTCCACTACCGTGGAATGTCCGAGAGGAGGATCGTGCTACTCTACTGGCTGATAACCGCGGCGGTCTGCGGCCTCGGACTCTACCTCAGCGGGTTCACATTCTGA
- a CDS encoding acetyl-CoA carboxylase biotin carboxylase subunit family protein, whose protein sequence is MRILFIGSRLFNDVADYASSRGVTTILSESNPEAPNLELADSYFIVPRGMEAPLEVALKEDVDAVVPLIGVDGPLRDVARLKTELEESYGIPVVASGQRAAEISTDKLKTKEFFTENGINTPGYGLIETADEVKEFPTVLKQREGQGGSNIKVAASNADVKEYLSSHDSAIMEEYIQGVEISVEVLRWDGKTFPLVAVDKGPTSTDGLHPLGKLKRAPAVIEGFSGDEALKMASRITELLGAEGNTDVDMILSKEGILYAIEVNTRPSGTRYISDAATGINPMHSLVDMAMGDWDPNKLKREDYHAVEIPLGNPGNIESLMPDGVKWLLHGPQNHMRLTARAENREKLDLIMKRLRVI, encoded by the coding sequence ATGAGGATCCTATTCATTGGCTCAAGGCTATTCAATGACGTTGCAGACTATGCCTCATCAAGGGGAGTTACCACAATACTCTCAGAGTCAAATCCAGAGGCACCCAACCTTGAACTCGCAGACTCCTACTTCATAGTGCCCCGCGGCATGGAGGCACCCCTGGAAGTTGCACTGAAGGAGGATGTTGACGCGGTCGTACCCCTCATCGGTGTCGACGGTCCCCTCAGGGACGTTGCCAGGCTCAAGACGGAACTTGAGGAAAGCTACGGGATTCCAGTTGTTGCCTCTGGCCAAAGGGCAGCTGAGATCTCCACCGATAAACTCAAAACAAAGGAATTCTTCACTGAAAACGGTATAAACACACCGGGTTATGGTCTGATAGAGACTGCAGATGAAGTAAAGGAATTCCCCACCGTCCTTAAACAGAGGGAGGGACAGGGAGGATCAAACATAAAGGTGGCAGCTTCAAATGCTGATGTGAAGGAATACCTCAGCTCCCATGACTCTGCAATCATGGAGGAATACATACAGGGAGTTGAGATCTCAGTGGAGGTCCTCCGCTGGGATGGGAAAACCTTCCCCCTTGTGGCTGTGGACAAGGGCCCCACAAGTACTGATGGACTCCATCCCCTGGGGAAGCTGAAGAGGGCCCCCGCAGTCATTGAGGGTTTCAGTGGAGATGAGGCCCTTAAAATGGCCTCCAGGATAACTGAACTACTTGGAGCCGAGGGGAACACGGACGTTGACATGATACTCTCCAAGGAGGGCATCCTCTATGCTATAGAGGTCAACACAAGGCCCAGCGGTACAAGGTACATCTCCGATGCAGCCACAGGCATAAATCCAATGCACAGCCTTGTGGACATGGCAATGGGGGACTGGGACCCCAATAAACTTAAAAGAGAGGATTACCATGCGGTGGAGATACCTCTGGGCAATCCAGGGAATATTGAATCATTAATGCCTGATGGGGTAAAGTGGCTACTGCACGGGCCTCAGAATCATATGAGACTCACAGCCAGGGCTGAGAATAGGGAGAAACTTGATCTGATCATGAAGAGACTCAGGGTGATATGA
- the hycI gene encoding hydrogenase maturation peptidase HycI: protein MVLIQLRQSLSNFLEGCSRLLVLTVGNELRSDDGFGPYLASIISRDVSERGHLLINAGTVPENFTGRIRSERPSHIIIVDAVEMGEEPGTIMLIDRERISEYSISTHAMPLSFLVKYLEEQSGCRVTLIGVQPENLEFGMELSARVRGAAYELRDLLLSAIDAASCSKSPPI, encoded by the coding sequence GTGGTCTTGATTCAGTTAAGGCAGAGCTTAAGTAACTTTCTGGAAGGCTGCAGCAGGCTCCTTGTACTTACAGTTGGAAATGAACTGAGGTCCGATGATGGATTTGGACCATACCTCGCATCAATCATATCCAGGGATGTAAGTGAAAGGGGCCATCTACTCATAAATGCAGGCACAGTTCCTGAAAATTTCACAGGAAGGATAAGGTCAGAGAGGCCCAGCCACATTATCATAGTGGATGCGGTGGAGATGGGTGAAGAGCCAGGAACCATCATGCTGATTGATAGGGAGAGGATATCAGAGTACAGCATCTCCACCCACGCCATGCCCCTTTCCTTCCTGGTGAAATATCTTGAGGAGCAGTCCGGCTGCAGGGTAACCCTGATAGGGGTTCAGCCAGAAAACCTTGAATTTGGAATGGAACTATCTGCAAGGGTCAGGGGGGCTGCATATGAACTCAGAGATTTACTCCTCTCGGCAATTGATGCTGCATCCTGCAGCAAGAGCCCCCCAATTTAA
- a CDS encoding methyltransferase domain-containing protein — MKFRVTAYHQHLLQDHERLSAFHEAIASTARGLTYDLGAGSGILSFFASEYADHVIAIERDPRIAACAGENLSGLENVTVLNEDALEYEFSEKADTIICEMLDTALIDEEQVPVLRRAIRFLKEEGNVIPAAVINAAEPVMMEGGSISYDENIRAPPAGPLHVYDRVDFREKIPEKFRGTLKLGASGPFNAIRITSFTVPAENIICGPTPMMNPPLLLPLEDALEAGDFRVKLSYTMGGGLDSVKAELK; from the coding sequence ATGAAATTCAGGGTCACAGCGTACCACCAGCACCTCCTGCAGGATCATGAACGCCTTTCAGCATTCCATGAGGCGATAGCATCCACTGCCCGGGGACTCACCTATGATCTTGGGGCTGGAAGCGGTATTCTCTCATTCTTTGCATCAGAATACGCAGATCATGTCATTGCAATTGAAAGGGACCCCAGAATAGCGGCATGTGCAGGGGAGAATCTCTCGGGTCTTGAGAACGTTACAGTTTTAAATGAAGATGCCCTTGAATATGAATTCAGTGAGAAGGCAGATACAATAATCTGTGAAATGCTGGATACTGCACTCATAGATGAGGAGCAGGTCCCGGTTTTGAGGAGGGCAATCAGATTCCTTAAAGAAGAAGGTAACGTCATACCCGCTGCGGTTATCAACGCGGCGGAGCCTGTAATGATGGAGGGCGGGAGCATCTCATATGATGAAAACATCAGAGCCCCCCCAGCAGGCCCTCTACACGTTTATGATAGGGTTGATTTCAGGGAAAAGATACCAGAAAAATTCAGGGGAACACTGAAACTTGGGGCATCAGGTCCCTTCAACGCCATAAGAATAACCTCCTTCACAGTCCCTGCAGAGAATATAATCTGTGGCCCAACTCCCATGATGAACCCCCCACTCCTCCTGCCCCTGGAGGATGCCCTCGAAGCTGGCGATTTCAGGGTGAAGCTCTCATACACAATGGGCGGTGGTCTTGATTCAGTTAAGGCAGAGCTTAAGTAA
- the nikR gene encoding nickel-responsive transcriptional regulator NikR: MMRISMSLPKKLLNEFDEVLRDRGYQSRSKGIRDALKDYIVRYQWMNEMEGERIGIIAVIYDHHYTGVMEDLADIQHDYREYINAVMHVHMTEKHCLEVIVVKGDVSKIRELTEKMMRLKGVEHVRLTSTSTEQKVEHEH; this comes from the coding sequence ATGATGAGAATAAGCATGTCTCTACCAAAAAAGCTCCTGAATGAGTTTGATGAAGTTTTAAGGGACCGTGGTTACCAGTCAAGGTCCAAGGGTATAAGGGATGCCCTCAAGGACTACATTGTCAGGTACCAGTGGATGAATGAAATGGAAGGTGAGCGAATAGGTATAATTGCGGTTATCTATGACCACCACTACACGGGTGTCATGGAGGACCTTGCAGACATCCAGCACGACTACCGTGAATACATCAATGCGGTTATGCACGTGCACATGACAGAGAAGCACTGCCTTGAGGTGATCGTTGTCAAGGGTGACGTTTCAAAGATCCGTGAACTCACAGAGAAGATGATGAGACTCAAGGGTGTTGAACACGTAAGGCTCACAAGCACATCAACAGAACAGAAAGTGGAGCATGAGCACTAG
- a CDS encoding HPP family protein: MKVKEAMNPEIITVSPETRPLEAFEKMYKHGVRRLFVLDEEDKPVGVVSYTDLIGVLGSIKPDSDHPERDLKVRDIMVDEVITIAADDNIEDAANLMLRADISGLLVLDDDKPVGVITKTDICRLVAAEILVPS, translated from the coding sequence ATGAAAGTTAAAGAAGCCATGAACCCCGAGATAATAACGGTGAGCCCCGAAACAAGGCCCCTTGAAGCCTTTGAAAAGATGTACAAACACGGTGTCAGAAGACTCTTTGTGCTTGACGAGGAAGATAAACCCGTTGGCGTTGTATCCTACACAGACCTCATAGGGGTCCTCGGTTCAATAAAACCCGACAGTGACCACCCTGAGAGGGACCTCAAGGTGAGGGACATCATGGTGGATGAGGTGATAACCATAGCAGCCGACGACAACATAGAGGACGCCGCCAACCTCATGCTTAGGGCCGATATTTCAGGCCTCCTGGTACTGGATGACGACAAACCTGTCGGGGTAATAACAAAAACAGATATCTGCCGGCTGGTTGCAGCAGAGATACTGGTACCCTCCTGA
- a CDS encoding phenylalanine--tRNA ligase subunit alpha encodes MDPDRVIDQLHIYEKKVLKAFEDSDKPLKPGEIAESQNMDIKSVMSAAGALESRGFVRVIKEVEEVASLTDDGKAYATQGLPERRVIDVISGEGELEMSELSRRAGLDKAESGIAIGWLVRKGWARIADGKVSAIQEKPPETGDDEELLKMLLDAESIRVAELPEHLKGALKDLAGRKGIVDIKKVRKHRIELTPEGRKLLERGVEIAEEATQVTHEHLKTGSWRKLHYRGYNVGAEYPVVYPGKMHPLRRIIDEIRLIFLKLGFTESRGPLLESAFWNFDCLFQPQDHAAREMQDTFYVKNPPVTELPDEDLVRAVQSAHETGGSTGSEGWQYEWDRDVARQSVLRTHTTCVSARFLRENEPPLKMFSVGRVFRRETITYKHLPEFHQVEGIVAGEDVNFRNLLGILREFYRKLGFEVRFRPAYFPYTYLSTECEIYLPEKESWIELGGAGMFRPEVLEPLGVETPVAAFGLGIERLAMIRFDIKDIRMLYQSDLGWLRGLPVTDDLKL; translated from the coding sequence ATGGATCCTGACAGGGTAATCGATCAGCTTCACATTTACGAGAAAAAGGTCCTGAAGGCATTTGAGGATTCAGATAAACCCCTTAAACCAGGGGAGATAGCAGAGTCACAGAATATGGATATCAAATCCGTGATGAGTGCAGCGGGTGCACTTGAATCAAGGGGATTTGTGAGGGTCATCAAGGAGGTAGAGGAGGTAGCGTCACTCACAGATGATGGGAAGGCTTATGCAACCCAGGGTCTTCCAGAGAGGAGAGTCATCGATGTCATCTCTGGGGAGGGGGAACTTGAAATGTCCGAACTCTCCAGAAGGGCCGGCCTTGATAAGGCTGAATCAGGGATCGCCATAGGCTGGCTTGTTAGGAAGGGATGGGCAAGGATAGCCGACGGGAAGGTTTCAGCCATCCAGGAGAAACCCCCTGAGACTGGAGATGACGAGGAACTCCTCAAAATGCTCCTTGATGCAGAATCCATCAGAGTCGCGGAACTTCCTGAACACTTAAAGGGGGCCCTTAAGGACCTTGCAGGGAGAAAGGGTATAGTTGATATTAAAAAGGTAAGGAAGCACAGGATTGAACTCACACCTGAGGGAAGGAAACTCCTTGAGAGGGGTGTGGAGATCGCTGAGGAGGCTACCCAGGTCACCCACGAGCACCTGAAGACAGGCTCCTGGAGGAAGCTTCACTACAGGGGGTACAATGTTGGTGCAGAGTACCCTGTAGTTTATCCAGGTAAGATGCACCCGCTGAGGCGCATAATTGATGAGATAAGGCTCATATTCCTTAAACTGGGGTTTACGGAGTCAAGGGGTCCACTTCTTGAATCAGCATTCTGGAACTTTGACTGCCTCTTCCAGCCCCAGGACCACGCTGCAAGGGAGATGCAGGACACATTTTACGTTAAAAATCCCCCAGTAACTGAACTCCCGGATGAGGATCTTGTGAGGGCTGTTCAGAGTGCCCATGAAACAGGGGGCTCCACTGGATCCGAGGGCTGGCAGTATGAATGGGACAGGGACGTTGCAAGGCAGAGCGTCCTCAGGACCCACACAACCTGTGTATCCGCCAGGTTCCTGAGGGAGAATGAACCACCTCTCAAGATGTTCTCTGTTGGCAGGGTTTTCAGGAGGGAGACCATAACCTACAAGCACCTGCCTGAGTTCCACCAGGTTGAGGGTATAGTCGCAGGGGAGGATGTTAACTTCAGAAACCTTCTGGGTATACTGAGGGAGTTTTACAGGAAACTGGGATTTGAGGTGAGGTTCAGGCCGGCGTACTTCCCCTACACCTACCTCTCAACAGAATGTGAAATCTACCTCCCTGAGAAGGAGAGCTGGATAGAACTTGGAGGGGCGGGCATGTTCAGGCCAGAGGTCCTTGAACCGCTGGGTGTTGAGACCCCCGTGGCTGCCTTTGGCCTGGGTATCGAGAGGCTTGCAATGATAAGATTCGATATAAAGGATATAAGGATGCTCTACCAGAGCGACCTTGGATGGCTCAGAGGCCTCCCGGTGACTGATGATCTGAAACTTTAG
- a CDS encoding triphosphoribosyl-dephospho-CoA synthase → MDPLYVSRIAQIASVLEVSGYPKPGNVHRTRDFDDMVYEDFLVSGIVIGDTMRLAARRGAGLRDSLDLSSIGLGELILRAVEDTGKWVSTNTNLGIVMLLAPLSAAAGMVDEGDLQGLREQVNRLILQTTPDDAVNLYRAISAANPGGMGEHEGLDVRDPGSQQRILDEKITLFDTLKISSEWDLIARELTSGMPVTFNVGFPVFKATVREHGMNRAVVQTFLTILARFPDTLIARKYDEKIAEEVSEEAAEIVDRGGVLTEAGLKRVERFDRKLHSSGLNPGTTADLTASSIMVGLLDYYSEHI, encoded by the coding sequence ATGGACCCCCTCTATGTTTCAAGGATAGCCCAGATAGCATCTGTACTGGAGGTTAGTGGTTATCCGAAACCAGGTAACGTCCACAGAACCCGCGACTTTGATGACATGGTCTATGAGGACTTCCTGGTGAGCGGAATAGTTATAGGGGATACCATGCGCCTCGCCGCTAGAAGGGGGGCCGGGCTGAGGGATAGCCTGGATCTCTCATCAATTGGACTTGGGGAACTCATACTGAGAGCTGTGGAGGATACCGGGAAATGGGTTTCCACCAACACAAACCTGGGTATAGTCATGCTCCTCGCGCCACTCTCAGCAGCAGCGGGAATGGTTGATGAGGGGGATCTACAGGGGTTAAGGGAACAGGTGAACAGGTTAATACTTCAGACAACACCTGATGATGCTGTTAACCTCTACAGAGCTATTTCTGCTGCGAATCCAGGGGGTATGGGTGAACATGAAGGTCTTGATGTCAGGGACCCGGGATCACAGCAGAGGATACTTGATGAGAAAATCACACTCTTCGATACACTGAAGATATCCTCTGAATGGGACCTCATCGCAAGGGAACTCACATCGGGGATGCCAGTCACATTCAATGTTGGTTTCCCGGTGTTCAAGGCGACGGTCAGGGAGCATGGAATGAACCGGGCAGTTGTCCAGACATTCCTCACAATACTTGCAAGGTTCCCGGACACCCTCATAGCAAGGAAATATGATGAAAAAATAGCAGAGGAGGTTTCAGAGGAGGCCGCTGAGATTGTTGATAGAGGTGGTGTGCTCACAGAGGCCGGGCTTAAACGTGTTGAAAGGTTTGACAGGAAACTCCACAGCAGCGGTTTAAACCCCGGCACAACAGCCGATCTTACAGCATCATCCATAATGGTGGGTCTTCTTGATTATTATTCAGAACACATATGA
- the hemB gene encoding porphobilinogen synthase, with product MEFPTKRMRRLRKSPQIREILRETRLHSSDLIYPIFVSEKLEGGEPEAIDTMPGQYRYSVDDAVSEASRLEDEGLSAVLLFGMPSKKDELASSAYDPDGAVQRTVRRLKEETELVVMTDVCLCQYTTHGHCGIVVEGEVVNDETLDVLARIALSHAEAGADVVAPSDMMDGRVAAIRRALDDAGFSDTLIMSYAVKYASAFYAPFREAVSSAPSFGDRRSYQMDPANVSEALMEAELDLEEGADILMVKPALAYLDVIGAVKDRFRVPLAAYNVSGEYSMLRAAIDSGYLTEEAIYESILSIKRAGADLIISHFAPELLGVI from the coding sequence ATGGAGTTTCCCACAAAAAGGATGCGAAGATTGCGGAAGAGTCCACAGATACGTGAAATTCTCCGAGAAACACGACTGCACTCATCAGACCTCATCTACCCCATTTTTGTGAGTGAAAAACTTGAGGGGGGTGAACCTGAGGCCATAGATACAATGCCTGGACAGTACAGGTACTCTGTGGATGATGCGGTCTCTGAGGCATCCAGACTTGAGGATGAGGGGCTTTCAGCCGTCCTTTTATTTGGCATGCCGTCCAAAAAGGATGAGCTTGCCTCATCAGCATATGACCCTGATGGCGCTGTGCAGAGGACCGTGAGGAGGCTGAAGGAGGAGACGGAACTGGTGGTAATGACAGATGTCTGCCTCTGCCAGTACACAACCCACGGCCACTGTGGCATCGTTGTGGAGGGGGAGGTGGTCAATGATGAGACCCTGGATGTCCTTGCAAGGATAGCACTCTCCCATGCAGAGGCCGGTGCAGATGTGGTTGCCCCCTCTGATATGATGGATGGGCGTGTTGCAGCTATAAGGAGGGCCCTGGATGATGCAGGTTTCAGTGACACGCTGATAATGTCCTATGCCGTCAAGTATGCATCCGCATTCTACGCACCATTCCGTGAAGCGGTTTCCTCAGCCCCCTCATTTGGTGACCGCAGATCATATCAGATGGACCCTGCAAATGTCAGCGAGGCCCTCATGGAGGCGGAACTTGACCTTGAGGAGGGCGCCGATATACTGATGGTGAAACCCGCCCTGGCATATCTGGATGTGATAGGGGCGGTGAAGGACAGATTCAGGGTCCCCCTTGCAGCCTACAATGTGAGCGGGGAATATTCAATGCTGAGGGCAGCCATAGATAGCGGATACCTTACTGAAGAGGCGATATATGAGTCTATCCTATCAATAAAACGTGCAGGCGCTGACCTTATAATCTCACACTTCGCACCGGAACTGCTGGGGGTGATCTAA
- a CDS encoding 4Fe-4S dicluster domain-containing protein produces the protein MIDFTDLSIAIIKRTFHRRFELARITERSDTFRKIVKRLFFEGDDIQVIPRDASVEVNVSFQPPESTALPSDVLRRIILRSKHIFKMDFCICRVSSGCRDYPHDLGCLFLGPGALRISDKVGGLISREEALDHIERCRDAGLVHIIGRNRIDSVWLNSGPHDELLSVCNCCECCCLWRMTPFLSEDIASSITPMEGVSLVRDAERCVLCGRCGEACFTGAISEGGAHHDTGRCLMCGRCAERCPEDALKIVMDPEAVDEAVRRVEILVDVES, from the coding sequence GTGATTGATTTCACTGATCTGAGCATTGCAATAATAAAGAGAACTTTCCACAGGAGATTTGAACTTGCCAGGATCACTGAAAGGTCAGATACATTCAGGAAAATTGTTAAGAGACTGTTCTTTGAGGGGGACGATATACAGGTCATACCCAGGGACGCCTCGGTTGAGGTAAATGTGAGTTTCCAGCCGCCAGAGAGCACTGCACTGCCATCAGATGTTCTAAGGAGGATAATACTTCGCTCAAAGCACATATTCAAGATGGACTTCTGCATATGCAGGGTTTCCTCTGGTTGCAGGGACTACCCCCACGATCTTGGCTGCCTCTTCCTTGGCCCGGGGGCACTCAGGATATCAGATAAGGTCGGGGGCCTCATATCAAGGGAGGAGGCCCTTGATCACATTGAAAGGTGCAGGGATGCGGGTCTGGTCCACATAATAGGTAGAAACAGGATAGACTCTGTCTGGCTCAATTCAGGTCCACACGATGAATTACTTTCTGTCTGCAACTGCTGTGAGTGCTGCTGTCTCTGGAGGATGACACCTTTTCTTTCTGAGGACATAGCGTCGTCCATAACACCAATGGAGGGGGTCAGTCTTGTAAGGGACGCTGAAAGGTGTGTTCTCTGCGGTCGCTGTGGGGAGGCATGTTTTACAGGTGCCATCAGTGAGGGCGGAGCACACCATGATACCGGGAGGTGCCTCATGTGCGGGAGATGCGCTGAGAGGTGCCCTGAAGATGCCCTGAAAATAGTTATGGATCCTGAAGCTGTTGATGAGGCTGTAAGGAGGGTTGAAATCCTTGTGGACGTGGAATCGTGA
- a CDS encoding endonuclease III domain-containing protein, producing MKVLRDIYRVLMELYGPQGWWPLLDRNTLKLRYHPGDYTLPSSEKEIFEVMAGAILTQNTSWDSAAAALRNLASMNVLDPEGILAADDDELEGALRCAGFYRQKASYLRGISEFFISLEGTTPSRKELLGVRGVGYETADSILLYGYRKPEFVVDAYTRRMLSHTGIIGGDEGYSVIKEIFEENLEPDFRVFQEYHALIVRHGKLYYRGRVHGEGDPLPQRLYGDSGD from the coding sequence ATGAAGGTGCTCAGGGATATCTACAGGGTGCTCATGGAACTCTATGGTCCCCAGGGGTGGTGGCCCCTCCTTGATAGGAATACCCTCAAACTCAGGTATCACCCTGGCGACTACACTCTACCCTCATCTGAGAAGGAGATCTTTGAGGTGATGGCAGGGGCAATACTCACCCAGAACACGTCATGGGACTCCGCTGCAGCCGCACTCCGCAACCTTGCATCAATGAATGTCCTTGACCCGGAGGGTATACTCGCAGCCGATGACGATGAACTTGAGGGTGCCCTCAGATGTGCTGGTTTCTACAGACAGAAGGCATCATACCTGCGGGGGATTTCAGAGTTCTTCATATCCCTTGAGGGCACCACACCATCCAGGAAGGAGCTCCTGGGGGTCAGGGGTGTTGGATATGAGACCGCAGACTCCATCCTTCTCTACGGCTACAGAAAACCTGAATTCGTGGTTGATGCATACACAAGGAGGATGTTATCCCATACTGGCATTATAGGGGGAGATGAGGGCTATTCGGTGATAAAGGAGATCTTTGAAGAAAACCTTGAACCCGATTTCAGGGTCTTCCAGGAGTACCATGCCCTCATTGTGAGGCACGGAAAACTCTATTACAGGGGGCGGGTTCATGGTGAGGGGGATCCCCTACCACAAAGACTCTATGGTGATTCAGGTGATTGA
- a CDS encoding TIGR00266 family protein: protein MKYEIIHRPSYSMANIQLESGEAIKAEAGAMVSMSSNIEIQTETGGLLGAVKRSMLGGESVFLNTFRSQGRGEIQLAPSYPGDVEVIETHETVYAQSGSFMAASEDVEIDTKFGGFKTFFGSEGLFLLKLRASGPIFLSSFGAIYHRELVNERFVVDTGHIVAFTEGLDFHVRKIGGLKSTFLSGEGLVAEFEGTGTVYMQTRSVDSFVGWLIPMLPSRE, encoded by the coding sequence ATGAAATATGAAATTATACACAGACCAAGTTACAGTATGGCGAATATCCAGCTTGAAAGCGGGGAAGCCATAAAGGCAGAGGCCGGTGCAATGGTGAGTATGAGCTCCAACATAGAGATTCAGACAGAAACAGGGGGTCTTTTGGGGGCCGTTAAGAGATCCATGCTTGGAGGGGAAAGCGTCTTCCTCAACACCTTCCGGTCCCAGGGGAGGGGTGAGATACAGCTTGCACCATCATACCCCGGGGATGTTGAGGTCATTGAAACCCATGAGACAGTCTATGCTCAGAGCGGCTCATTCATGGCGGCTTCAGAGGATGTGGAGATAGATACAAAATTTGGGGGTTTCAAAACATTCTTCGGAAGTGAGGGCCTCTTCCTGCTTAAACTGAGGGCCTCTGGACCCATATTCCTTTCAAGTTTCGGGGCAATATACCACAGGGAACTTGTGAATGAGAGGTTCGTGGTGGACACCGGCCACATCGTAGCCTTCACAGAGGGCCTCGACTTCCATGTGCGAAAGATTGGAGGACTTAAAAGCACATTTCTCAGTGGAGAGGGACTGGTAGCGGAATTTGAAGGTACAGGAACCGTTTACATGCAGACAAGAAGTGTTGATAGCTTCGTTGGATGGTTAATACCCATGCTCCCCTCAAGGGAGTAG